The following is a genomic window from Chloracidobacterium sp..
ACTCGGATCAAAATTTCCGCATCAAACGTAGTACATTATTTGATATAATGAGACATCGAGGGGTTTTATGGGTTTTCTAAAGCGTTTTATTCCGTTCATCATAACTTTCACGATCGGTATGGCGGTGAGCGGGCTGTTCATGAGCGCTGCACCGGCATCTTCACCAAATCGCTGGGAAGGCCGTAGCTGCCGCGGACATCGGATGAAGGATCTGAGAATGGAGAATGAGCAGCTTCGGCAGGAGAATGAGGCATTGCGTGAACAGTTGAACGATCCTCAGTTCATTGCTCCGGTTCCGCCGCCGCCGGCAATGCCGCACGATCCGGCGGCTGCACCGAAAATGCGAATGCGGGGACACACCGGCAACTAGAAACGCCGTTATCGGCATTAAAGAAGCCGCCGATTAACACCGCGCCTGCGGGCTGTGTTAATCTGTGGTTTCTTTGTTTATGGACGAGTTACAAGCCAGAAAACTCATCATTGAGATCGGCAGACTGCTGTATGATCGCAGCTACGTGGTTGCATCCGACGGCAACGTAAGCATCCGCCTCGATGAGAATACCGTGCTTGCTACACCGACGATGACATGTAAGGGCCGCATGACCGAAAGCGGCCTTGTACTCACGGATATGGAGGGCCGTGCTTTGTCGGAGGGCCGTGCATCAAGCGAACTTGCAATGCACCTGCTCATTTACAAGATGCGGCCCGATATTATGTCCGTATGCCATGCCCATCCGCCGTACGGAACGGCCTTTGCCGTCGCAGGACTTCCGATCGATCAGCCGATCCTTTCTGAAGTCATACTGACGCTGGGCTGCGTTCCGTTGGCCGGTTACGGTACGCCCTCGACAAGGGAACTGACCGAGAAGATGAAGCCTTTTATCGAAAATCACAACGCATTGCTCATGGCGAATCACGGGGCGGTAGCCTACGGCTCTGACGCATGGCAGGCGTTCGATCGGCTTGAAACCCTCGAACACACGGCAAAGATCGCAATATTGGCTCGTACGCTCGGCGGGGCGAACGACCTGCCGGCCGATGCCATAAAGAAACTTGTAAATATCAGGGAAAAGGCCGGTTATCTTACAGAAAAGGCACGCTGCCAATCGTGCGGCTACCTCCATGAGCAAGGCATCGTCTGTGAACGCGATGTCGCAGAACGCTCTGCCAGCGATCACGACGGGCAGCGAGTATCGCTAACTCGCGAACAATTGATCGAGCTTTTGAGCAGGGCGGCCAATTTGAGTTAAACTTACGGTTCGGATCGGTAACCTAACATTAGGAGTTAACTAGATGCAGGAAGCATTGGGAATGGTTGAAACAAAGGGCCTCGTCGCAATGATCGAGGCCTCGGATGCAATGGTCAAGGCGGCGAACGTGCAGCTTGTCGGCTATGAGAAGATCGGAGCGGGATTTGTTACCGCGATCGTCCGCGGCGATGTCGCTGCGGTCAAGGCGGCGACAGATGCCGGTGCGGCTGCGGCACGCCGTGTCGGCGAGCTTGTGAGCGTGCACGTGATACCGCGTCCGCACGCGAGCGTTGACGAAACGCTGCCGGTGGTCAAAAAGTAGTCATCAGGCATTCAGATGATAATCGCGCGGATATTGGGCACGGTTGTGTCCACTCAAAAGGATGAACGCCTTCAAGGCAAAAAGCTGCTCATCGTAAAGCCGATCAACCTGGACGGCAGCGACCAAAGCGGCTATATCGTTTCTGTGGATACGGTCGGTGCGGGCTTTGATGAAAAGGTGCTCGTGGTCGGCGGTTCGTCTGCACGTATGGCCGAAGGGAACAAGGACTGTCCGGTCGATTCCGCCATTATCGGCGTCATCGACGAGATCGACCACAGCGGCTAGGCAGCCGAGCGCGTTCGTAAGTTTTTTCGTATGCAGATAGCACGAGTTATCGGAACTTTGGTTTCGACAGTGAAGAACGAGGCGCTTAGCGGCCGAAAGCTCTTGATCGTCGAAACGCTTGACGCCGACTTGAAGCCAAAGGGTAAGCCAACTATCGCACTCGATGCGGTCGGTGCGGGCGTCGGCGAACTCGTCTTTTGGTGCCGCGGCAAAGAAGCCTCATTCCCGTTCAAGCGTGATGAGATCCCGACCGATTGCACCATCGTCGGCATTATTGACTCCGACAAGCATGTACGGAACGGCGAACACCGCTAGCACCGTTCTGCGACGTGCAGATATCTTTCAAATGCTTCTAGCCCGTGTCATCGGAAACATCGTTGCAACGCACAAAAATCAGCGTTATGAGGGTACGCGCGCGATGCTCTGCCGCCAGATCACGCCCGAAGGTGAGGATATGGATTACACATGTATCGCTCTTGACTCGGTCGATTCCGGTGAGGGCGACATAGTTTTGATCGCGCAAGAAGGCTGGTCGGCATCGACCGCTTCGACGGGAAAGCCCGGAGCGGCGATCGACTCGGCGATAGTCGGCGTTATCGATCGGATCGACCTGATCTGAACGCCCCGCATCCGCGCCGGATTTAGGACAGATCGAAGTTTCAAAGGGAAAAGGCTTACCGGCATCGAACCGGTAAGCCTTTTGTCATCCGGCGTTCGTTCGCGAGGGCAATGCTACTTATTGCCCTCGGGCTTTCGAAGCGAATTCGCATCGCCGACGGTCGGCACGGTCTTGCCCTTATCGTCAGCTTGGAAATACGGCTCTTCCTTAAAGCCCATGATCCATGCCGTGATAACCGCAGGGAACGAGTTCCGCGTCGTGTTGTACGCCTGCACCACATCGTTGTAATCGATGCGTGCGGTGTTTATGCGGTTTTCCGTACCTGAAAGCTCGTCCTGAACCTTCATAAATGCCTCACTCGAACGAAGCTGCGGATAATTCTCCTGTAAGCTGAGCAGCCTGCCGATCGTGCCGCCGAACGAGTTGTTCG
Proteins encoded in this region:
- a CDS encoding EutN/CcmL family microcompartment protein, which encodes MQIARVIGTLVSTVKNEALSGRKLLIVETLDADLKPKGKPTIALDAVGAGVGELVFWCRGKEASFPFKRDEIPTDCTIVGIIDSDKHVRNGEHR
- a CDS encoding class II aldolase/adducin family protein, encoding MDELQARKLIIEIGRLLYDRSYVVASDGNVSIRLDENTVLATPTMTCKGRMTESGLVLTDMEGRALSEGRASSELAMHLLIYKMRPDIMSVCHAHPPYGTAFAVAGLPIDQPILSEVILTLGCVPLAGYGTPSTRELTEKMKPFIENHNALLMANHGAVAYGSDAWQAFDRLETLEHTAKIAILARTLGGANDLPADAIKKLVNIREKAGYLTEKARCQSCGYLHEQGIVCERDVAERSASDHDGQRVSLTREQLIELLSRAANLS
- a CDS encoding LemA family protein, with translation MKRILILSALLIAAFSMSGCSYNDLTAKQQAVKAKWSNVESAMQRRADLIPNLIETAKMSAVNEQEVFGQISDARSRLLNAQQAAPQGPDGDKSPEQKQAIIEANNSFGGTIGRLLSLQENYPQLRSSEAFMKVQDELSGTENRINTARIDYNDVVQAYNTTRNSFPAVITAWIMGFKEEPYFQADDKGKTVPTVGDANSLRKPEGNK
- the eutM gene encoding ethanolamine utilization microcompartment protein EutM, which gives rise to MQEALGMVETKGLVAMIEASDAMVKAANVQLVGYEKIGAGFVTAIVRGDVAAVKAATDAGAAAARRVGELVSVHVIPRPHASVDETLPVVKK
- a CDS encoding ethanolamine utilization protein EutN, which gives rise to MLLARVIGNIVATHKNQRYEGTRAMLCRQITPEGEDMDYTCIALDSVDSGEGDIVLIAQEGWSASTASTGKPGAAIDSAIVGVIDRIDLI
- a CDS encoding EutN/CcmL family microcompartment protein, with product MIIARILGTVVSTQKDERLQGKKLLIVKPINLDGSDQSGYIVSVDTVGAGFDEKVLVVGGSSARMAEGNKDCPVDSAIIGVIDEIDHSG